Proteins encoded by one window of Anaerolineales bacterium:
- a CDS encoding glycosyltransferase family 4 protein codes for MRIAMITGEYPPMEGGVGAFTRELARALAAAGHEPHILTDQRAAGAADRGIHHHPRVQNWNRAFLSGGVGRWLRKIAPAVVNLQYEAAAFGMSGAVNLAPLWLPSLPLITTFHDLLPPYLFPKAGGLRQRAVFFLARRSAAVIATNGADESALRAAGCQNLRLIPIGSNIPDSPPPDYDRGAWRSRLNTPPQTFLVGYFGFLNATKGMDTLLHGVRGALAGVPDLRLLLIGGRTGTSDAANAAIADAIDGQIAALGLGERVIRTGFVDEAAVSAHLHACDTLVLPYSDGVSYRRGSFMAGLAHGCPIVTTHPRKVLPELHNGENVTLIPPDDPAALAATLRTLAADPDLRSRLGAGARVLSQRFGWESIAAQTAALFAETVT; via the coding sequence GTGCGTATCGCCATGATCACGGGGGAATACCCGCCTATGGAAGGTGGCGTTGGCGCGTTCACACGGGAACTGGCGCGGGCGCTGGCGGCAGCGGGGCATGAGCCGCACATCCTCACCGATCAGCGGGCGGCGGGGGCGGCGGATCGCGGTATTCATCATCACCCCCGCGTACAGAACTGGAATCGCGCCTTCCTCAGCGGCGGCGTCGGGCGTTGGCTCAGGAAAATCGCTCCGGCGGTGGTCAACCTCCAATACGAGGCGGCGGCGTTCGGCATGTCCGGCGCGGTGAACCTCGCCCCACTCTGGCTGCCCTCCCTTCCCCTCATCACCACCTTTCACGATCTCTTGCCCCCTTACCTTTTTCCCAAAGCGGGCGGGCTTCGCCAACGGGCGGTTTTTTTCTTGGCGCGGCGCTCGGCGGCGGTGATTGCCACGAATGGCGCGGATGAATCGGCGTTACGCGCAGCGGGCTGCCAGAACCTACGTCTGATCCCAATTGGCTCAAACATCCCCGATTCCCCCCCGCCAGACTATGATCGGGGGGCATGGCGATCCCGTCTGAACACTCCCCCGCAGACCTTCCTTGTCGGCTATTTCGGCTTTCTGAACGCCACCAAAGGGATGGACACCCTCTTACACGGCGTGCGCGGCGCATTGGCGGGCGTGCCTGATCTCCGTCTGCTGCTCATTGGCGGGCGCACAGGGACGAGCGATGCCGCCAACGCTGCTATCGCCGATGCCATCGATGGGCAAATTGCCGCGCTTGGCTTGGGGGAGCGTGTGATCCGCACCGGGTTTGTGGACGAGGCGGCGGTCAGCGCCCACCTCCATGCCTGCGATACCCTCGTCTTGCCCTACAGCGATGGCGTTTCCTACCGTCGGGGGAGTTTCATGGCGGGCTTGGCGCACGGCTGCCCCATCGTCACCACACACCCCCGCAAAGTCTTGCCTGAACTACACAATGGCGAAAACGTCACCCTCATCCCGCCCGATGATCCCGCCGCCCTCGCTGCTACCCTGCGCACCCTCGCCGCCGATCCCGATCTGCGCTCCCGCCTGGGCGCGGGGGCAAGGGTGCTTTCGCAGCGTTTTGGTTGGGAATCGATTGCCGCACAAACGGCGGCGCTCTTTGCCGAGACAGTCACATGA